A segment of the Petrotoga olearia DSM 13574 genome:
ATTTTGGTTTCCATTGTTTCCCTCCTTTTTACACATGAATGCTATAACATCTTTTTTAAGGGAATCGGTATCTTGATTTTCCAACGGATAATCTTCCAAAAAATTTTCTATAAGATGAAAAAGATAGTTTTTAACACGACTTTTTTTTCTTAGATTCTCTTTTAAATTAGAGTTTTGAAAGTATTCCCTGCTTGATTCTAACCATTCGTAAACTTTTTCAAATCCTTTGTTTTCAATTGAACTAACGCCAAAAACCTTTTTATGATCTTCGTTTTGTGAACCTAAATAATTTTCTAAGTACATTAAGAATCTTTTGGAATTAGGTAGATCTATCTTGTTGACAATATAAAAATCGGCTATTTCCATTATTCCTGCCTTGTAAATTTGAATTTCGTCACCAGAATCAGGAGATAATATTAAAAGAGTTGTGTCACAAGCATAGAATATATCGATCTCTGATTGACCGGTTCCCACCGTTTCTATGATTATTGTATCGAAGCCAAATGCCTTCATTACATCAATAATATCATAAATTGAATTGCAAACTCCCCCCATTGCTCCTCTGCTTGCTATACTTCTGATGTAAACGTTAGAAGAATTGGTTAAATCAAACATTCTTACCCTATCTCCCAAAAAAGCCCCGCCACTGAAAGGGCTGCTAGGATCGATCAATATTATTCCGATATTCTGACCTTTATTGGAATAAAATGAGACCAATCTTGAGATAAAAGAGCTTTTTCCAACGCCAGGACTCCCTGTAACACCTATTACATATGAATTTTTTGGTTGAATATCCGAATGTAATCGAGAAATAATTTCCCAGGTTTGTAAATAATTGTCTTCTAATAAAGATATCATCTTTGCTAGAGCGGTTTTATTCTGGGCTTTAAATTTTGGAAGTAGTTGTTCATACCTTTCTGCCCATTGCAATATCTTTCACCTTCTCGATAATTTCTTTTAACGAAGCACCTGGGGTGAAGATTTCAATTATTCCCATTTCCTTTAGTTCTGGTATATCTTCTTCTGGAATGATTCCACCAAGGATAACGGGAATATCAGCTTCCTTTTCTTTTAGTAAATTTAGTATTTTTTGACATAACTTTTTGTGTGCACCTGAAAGTATAGATAAGCCAATTAAATCAACATCTTCTTGTATTGCTGCTTCAACAATTTCTTCCGGGGTTCTTCTTATGCCTGTGTAGATTACTTCCATTCCAGCGTCTCTTAGAGCTCTTGCTAAAACTTTGGCACCGCGGTCATGACCATCGAGCCCAGGTTTGGCTATTAAGACACGGATTCTTGTACTCATTTCAAAACTACCTCCTTTCGATATGGCGAATGTACAGTTAGTATAAAAAACAGAAATTATATCGTTGTACTTTCACGATACTCCCCATAAACTTCTTTTAAAATGTTTGTTATTTCACCTACTGTGGAATAGTTTTCTACACATTCTATAATATATGGGAATAAATTATCCCCATTTGTTGCGGCTTTTTTTAATCTGGTCAAAGATTCTTCTGTTTTTGAGTTGTTTCTTTGATTTTTTAAATTTTTCAACTTTTCTATTTGTTTTTCTTCTTGTTCTTCATCAACTTTCAAGATATCTATCTTTTCTGTTTTGTCAGAATTGTATT
Coding sequences within it:
- the meaB gene encoding methylmalonyl Co-A mutase-associated GTPase MeaB, producing the protein MQWAERYEQLLPKFKAQNKTALAKMISLLEDNYLQTWEIISRLHSDIQPKNSYVIGVTGSPGVGKSSFISRLVSFYSNKGQNIGIILIDPSSPFSGGAFLGDRVRMFDLTNSSNVYIRSIASRGAMGGVCNSIYDIIDVMKAFGFDTIIIETVGTGQSEIDIFYACDTTLLILSPDSGDEIQIYKAGIMEIADFYIVNKIDLPNSKRFLMYLENYLGSQNEDHKKVFGVSSIENKGFEKVYEWLESSREYFQNSNLKENLRKKSRVKNYLFHLIENFLEDYPLENQDTDSLKKDVIAFMCKKEGNNGNQN
- a CDS encoding cobalamin B12-binding domain-containing protein; the encoded protein is MSTRIRVLIAKPGLDGHDRGAKVLARALRDAGMEVIYTGIRRTPEEIVEAAIQEDVDLIGLSILSGAHKKLCQKILNLLKEKEADIPVILGGIIPEEDIPELKEMGIIEIFTPGASLKEIIEKVKDIAMGRKV